One window of Saprospiraceae bacterium genomic DNA carries:
- a CDS encoding NAD(P)-dependent glycerol-3-phosphate dehydrogenase: protein MTEKHKVVGVIGAGSFGTTIATLLAHNTDVLIYARKKEIVDKINQQHTNLNVNLDVRIRATQSFEEICAETKIIFPVVPSENFRETCSNMAAHLTPAHILIHATKGLDIAGIPIANLAMVNISRKNIHTMSEVIRQETSVIRVGCLAGPNLYREILDKQPAASVIASEYDEVIKAGSDVLGSRLFYVFGSYDLVGAEMAGALKNIIALGSGMLAGKGLGKNLEAMLITRGLREMIELGRSVGATSRSFLGTAGIGDLIATATSTKSRNFSFGYRLGKGEKLQEIMQSMDEVVEGVRTVRIANQLAKHYHLRLPIINMIYSVVYDHLDLEKAIQFLMRYPYLPDVDFV, encoded by the coding sequence ATGACTGAAAAACATAAAGTTGTTGGAGTTATAGGTGCAGGAAGTTTCGGCACAACAATCGCTACCTTGCTTGCGCACAATACCGATGTATTAATATATGCTCGCAAGAAAGAAATCGTTGATAAAATCAATCAACAACATACCAATTTAAATGTCAACCTGGATGTTCGCATTCGGGCTACCCAATCCTTTGAAGAAATCTGTGCAGAAACAAAGATTATTTTTCCAGTGGTCCCTTCAGAAAATTTTAGGGAAACTTGCAGCAACATGGCTGCTCACCTTACACCTGCCCATATCTTGATTCATGCCACAAAAGGATTAGATATTGCAGGCATTCCAATTGCTAATTTGGCCATGGTAAATATTTCCAGAAAAAATATTCACACCATGAGTGAGGTGATCAGACAAGAGACTTCTGTGATTCGGGTTGGTTGTCTGGCAGGCCCGAATCTTTATCGGGAAATCCTAGACAAACAACCGGCCGCATCGGTGATTGCCAGTGAATACGATGAAGTGATCAAAGCCGGATCTGATGTTTTAGGAAGTCGACTATTTTATGTTTTTGGATCTTATGATTTAGTTGGAGCTGAAATGGCTGGAGCACTTAAAAATATCATTGCGCTTGGTTCTGGTATGTTGGCAGGAAAAGGTCTTGGCAAGAATCTTGAAGCCATGTTGATTACCCGTGGTTTACGCGAAATGATTGAATTGGGAAGAAGTGTGGGTGCAACCTCACGATCCTTTTTAGGGACGGCAGGAATTGGTGACCTGATTGCCACAGCAACCAGCACTAAAAGTAGAAATTTTAGTTTTGGATACAGACTGGGCAAAGGTGAAAAACTCCAGGAAATTATGCAATCCATGGATGAGGTAGTGGAAGGTGTGCGTACGGTTCGCATTGCAAACCAGTTGGCCAAACATTATCACTTAAGACTTCCGATTATCAATATGATTTATAGTGTTGTGTATGACCATTTGGATCTTGAAAAAGCAATTCAATTTCTGATGCGTTATCCGTATTTGCCAGATGTCGATTTTGTTTAA